One Trichoderma asperellum chromosome 5, complete sequence genomic region harbors:
- a CDS encoding uncharacterized protein (EggNog:ENOG41): MQGRQRRSRPMLFRLPAEILDKIIDLLEDDKEALASLALVDSDCWYLARTRQFTQIRFDYSLQSHELLRRMATEPSDDKNETKPLFPIGVCVRKVTASGVFFPHYSPGVVAADADYVNQRKLLVAGIASKMPNHDVLVCNDQVGLDNDFIEAISRCFAKHVKFKRIQIDKTWPMRPFLAPVR, from the exons ATGCAAGGCCGCCAGCGTCGGTCTCGACCCATGCTCTTTCGGCTACCTGCCGAGATACTAGACAAAATCATTGATTTGCTAGAGGACGACAAGGAAGCTCTGGCTTCCCTCGCGCTGGTAGATAGCGATTGTTGGTACCTCGCTCGTACGCGCCAGTTCACTCAGATTCGTTTCGACTACAGTCTTCAGTCGCACGAGCTGCTCAGGCGCATGGCAACCGAGCCTTCTGATGACAAAAACGAGACGAAGCCTTTGTTTCCTATTGGCGTTTGCGTGCGCAAAGTTACCGCTTCGGgagtttttttcccccactATTCACCCGGAGTT GTCGCGGCTGATGCGGACTACGTCAACCAACGAAAGCTCCTCGTAGCCGGGATTGCCTCCAAAATGCCCAATCATGATGTTCTTGTCTGCAACGATCAGGTTGGTCTGGACAATGACTTTATTGAGGCCATTTCCCGTTGTTTTGCCAAGCATGTCaagtttaaaagaatacAGATTGACAAAACGTGGCCGATGAGACCGTTTTTGGCCCCTGTCCGGTAG
- a CDS encoding uncharacterized protein (EggNog:ENOG41), which produces MASKVFNVGVVGYGLSAKVFHIPFIITTPSLKLHSIVQRSPKANDSAPADYPALKHYTSSDALIADPDVDVIVVTTPPNNHFDLTKKALEAGKHVLTEKPFVPTSAEAQQLADIAAQTGKLICVYQNRRWDADFLLAKHLIEQGKLGRVVEFNTHFDRYRADAPTNWKGQLGVSGGGSALFDLGTHLIDQAYVLFGLPRSVRGRLLNQREGRAEFETPDAVSAQLFYDNGLLVNVNISALSAEVSQLRYWIRGTKGSFRKFHLDPQEDQLRAGGKPTDAGYGVESTANSTLTAVDEATGKASEVPVPELEPETYRAFYSQFANALVSGKAEDIPVKAEQARDVLRIIEGVLESAKTGKDAVFA; this is translated from the exons ATGGCCAGCAAAGTCTTCAACGTCGGCGTCGTCGGCTACGG TCTCTCCGCCAAGGTCTTCCACATCCCCTTCATCATCACAACCCCAAGCCTCAAGCTGCACTCCATCGTCCAGCGCTCGCCCAAGGCCAACGACTCCGCGCCCGCCGACTATCCCGCCCTCAAGCACTACACCAGCTCCGACGCCCTCATCGCCGACCCGGACGTCgacgtcatcgtcgtcacgACGCCGCCCAACAACCACTTCGACCTCACCAAGAAGGCGCTCGAGGCCGGCAAGCACGTGCTGACGGAGAAGCCCTTTGTGCCCACGTCCGCTGAGGCCCAGCAGCTCGCCGACATCGCCGCGCAGACGGGCAAGCTCATCTGCGTGTACCAGAACCGCCGGTGGGACGCCGACTTCCTGCTGGCCAAGCACCTGATCGAGCAGGGCAAGCTGGGCCGCGTCGTCGAGTTCAACACCCACTTCGACCGCTACCGCGCCGACGCGCCCACCAACTGGAAGGGCCAGCTGGGCGTctccggcggcggcagcgcgcTCTTCGACCTCGGCACCCACCTGATCGACCAGGCCTACGTGCTGTTCGGCCTCCCCCGCTCCGTTCGCGGCCGCCTGCTCAACCAGCGCGAGGGCCGCGCCGAGTTCGAGACGCCCGACGCCGTCTCCGCGCAGCTCTTCTACGACAACGGCCTGCTGGTCAACGTCAACATCAGCGCCCTCAGCGCAGAGGTCAGCCAGCTGCGCTACTGGATCCGCGGCACAAAGGGCAGCTTCCGCAAGTTCCACCTCGACCCCCAGGAGGACCAGCTGCGCGCCGGCGGAAAGCCCACCGATGCCGGCTACGGCGTCGAGAGCACCGCCAACAGCACCCTGACCGCCGTGGACGAGGCCACCGGCAAGGCCAGCGAGGTGCCTGTCCCTGAGCTCGAGCCCGAGACCTACCGCGCCTTCTACAGCCAGTTCGCCAACGCGCTGGTCAGCGGAAAGGCGGAGGACATCCCCGTCAAGGCTGAGCAGGCCCGCGATGTGCTGAGAATCATCGAGGGTGTGTTGGAGAGTGCCAAGACTGGCAAGGATGCTGTTTTTGCATAA